A region of Hydrogenimonas cancrithermarum DNA encodes the following proteins:
- a CDS encoding OmpA family protein produces MRKIAAFSWMLLLPVLLVAGGLVTGKTKYTKFEPGDKVLFETDFRDCPVGEFPEGFDKFEKAVECVKFDDHIWIAPSTDNGMRLWKKLALGGNDFSIEYDLLLNPESKKGINPKVKMRLLTQGKSEKEWDREAHPHIDEPYDLTFYGDRIQFGQVGKLMDVRHPSVKKLHFALQVRRHQYRVFVDGKRLASIPFQAKAHGFEFVFWDMPAYGALLSNIRVARYTKKEAKPTPEKLGIGVKKTKEGMKLTVPEKVLFGFNEFILKPEAKEALSVVGDIIRENPAKKLIVTGYTDNVGSDAYNLKLSLQRAQSVADYLIYCEKVDSKLFEIVGKGKADPIADNATEAGRAKNRRVEIRIVK; encoded by the coding sequence ATGAGAAAGATCGCCGCGTTTTCATGGATGCTCCTGCTGCCGGTGCTGCTCGTGGCCGGCGGCCTGGTGACGGGAAAGACGAAGTACACCAAGTTCGAACCCGGCGACAAGGTACTCTTCGAGACCGATTTCCGCGACTGCCCGGTGGGGGAGTTTCCCGAGGGCTTCGACAAGTTCGAAAAGGCGGTCGAATGCGTCAAATTCGACGACCATATCTGGATCGCTCCCTCCACCGACAACGGCATGCGGCTCTGGAAAAAGCTGGCCCTCGGCGGCAACGACTTTTCGATCGAGTACGACCTGCTCCTCAACCCTGAAAGCAAAAAGGGGATCAATCCCAAAGTGAAAATGCGCCTCTTGACCCAGGGTAAAAGCGAAAAAGAGTGGGACAGGGAGGCCCATCCGCATATCGACGAACCCTACGATCTCACCTTCTATGGCGACCGCATCCAGTTCGGCCAGGTGGGCAAGCTGATGGATGTGCGGCACCCAAGCGTCAAAAAGCTTCACTTTGCCCTTCAGGTTCGGCGCCATCAGTACCGCGTCTTCGTCGATGGCAAGAGGCTGGCCTCGATCCCCTTTCAGGCTAAAGCCCACGGCTTCGAATTCGTCTTTTGGGACATGCCGGCCTACGGCGCGCTTCTTTCAAATATCCGTGTCGCCAGATATACCAAAAAAGAGGCCAAGCCCACCCCCGAAAAGCTGGGCATCGGCGTCAAAAAGACAAAAGAGGGGATGAAACTGACGGTACCGGAGAAGGTGCTCTTCGGTTTCAACGAGTTCATCCTCAAGCCCGAAGCCAAAGAGGCGCTGAGCGTAGTGGGCGACATCATCCGTGAAAATCCGGCCAAAAAGCTGATCGTCACCGGTTACACCGACAACGTAGGATCGGATGCCTACAACCTGAAACTCTCCCTGCAGCGGGCCCAGTCGGTGGCGGACTATCTGATCTACTGCGAAAAGGTCGATTCGAAGCTTTTCGAGATCGTCGGAAAGGGCAAAGCCGACCCGATCGCCGACAACGCCACCGAAGCGGGCCGCGCGAAGAACCGACGGGTGGAGATACGGATCGTGAAGTAG